Part of the Venturia canescens isolate UGA chromosome 2, ASM1945775v1, whole genome shotgun sequence genome is shown below.
atttaataacaaatgaagaaCTTATATTCGTCTACGATGTTTGTATGATTATACTCTCAGATTTCAATTCCCGACacattgaattttcgtttcaattgttatatcatatggaaaacattttattcaaaaattcacgagaaattggtttttaaatatccttttaaattttaaaagatatttaaataaataaataaatccatgcctctgcatctttgtcatggcgacaattttcatcagctctccaaaattgaatattatcagaattgtagatgatcattatcattgtcattatgctattttatcaaaaattggatagtttccattgaaaaatataaataaataacccaagataggaatgacgaataagatcaaggactacaaaaatatctaccgATGAAGCAAACGCATTGTATGGAAAGACACTAAGaagaaagtttaattctagtcaagggctcgacgcattaagaaaatttctggtggtctggaaagaaaatgatgatcTTGCGATTGTAATTGCACACGTACAGGCTGGTGAcaatgattttgaaattctcagacttttggatacttctatcaaaaaaatgttaataatgccTGTGCTGTGTGTTCTACCATGTAGTTTATAGTTGTCAAGTAagcagaaaaatattcattattgacttgaatttaaagagaacttttaaaagtcttacgactattggatggaatcaaatcatttgaaatgtcatttatgattaaaagattttctgataaacgtttttccaaagtaaaacagtaattgcatgttttcgattgcagaatcttgtaTAGAAACAATAcaagccgctaccgcgtcccttgatccccagtgctgataaatgtggaagaggcttgtcgcagcttcactatttctcattcgttatttattcatggtatactatcgagtcagagcaatgCCAGGCACCACGAAGTTGTTCTGTCAATTAGCATCGATGGTTCAGCttggtggtatttttcattatacacacaagttttggagactttgtcgtaacgaaccaagcttatggattcccaaagtatgagaacttgttacgtacactttatacttgcttttcttgtggaaggtcatccctcggtcattcgagctttactcgacggacagggaattatttcttgtattttcctcgagttgacATATGATTCTCACACCACCGTTCATCTCGTCCTCGACACCGCGAAATCTTGGGTTTTGGAAAATTCGGCCACAGAAAAACTAAtgcaggtttttttttcgattccggTCTTGCAGAGTCTTGTTTAGTGGTACAATAGGAAGGGACCCGAAAATTTGCCTGAATCAAAAGCAAAACAGGCAAACAAACCGGCAAAGATTTTGTTGATCCGAAAgaaggagtgataaaaaatgttgtattcataatttttaatcattaccttttgataaaacaccctaaaacagaatataaactgcaAAACTGAAAAACTCGTTTAGCGTCATGAAAATGCTTCAGTTCTGTGgccgaaaaataaaagttattaTGTTCAAGCTATTATGACGAAAGATATtattgcaaaagttactgTTGCGGAAATTATTTATGTAGAAGTTATTTTTGACAAGTTATTTTGAACAAGTTATTTAGACATGGAgccaaaaaattatataccaaaaaattgaaacaaaaacaatttggccgttgtacttggcgttttactcgactttcgaatttgtgagtatAAGATATAGGTAAATTCGATAAtattagctagaaaaaaaacgccgagtacaacggccaaattttttttatttcaattttttggtatataatttttttccgtgggtaatttttttaaaatttttatgatcttaattttttttagtcgcaatttgtttttgtaatgttttgtctttgtattttttgtggttgtaattttttgtgtcctttttttcttcttttgtaattcttttgttggTAGTGCGATttactcggcaacttctgcatttatttgacaacgttttatttcttggatataaagtcttacgaccattgatttccatgattttacagatgacttcccagagggcgtaaatgtacttgtctctagtttttttacagtcaTATTTTTCtgcaaatgaatgaaaaacaaattgtttttacaacttttctttttttttaatgattaattaaaaataacaacaaTTTTAAGATTTTGTGGTAAATACGAATCcccataaaaaactttttaaaagtaaaaaaattacgccaagtattaaaaagtgcaaccttgtttaaaataatatttattatatttttccctTTAATTATGTATTCTatttctttggaaaaatataattatatcAATTTAATCAAGCCAAGTACTagtgatgtttgttttttattattttgattacaaatttagaaaaaaaaaactcaaacttttgaacaaaaacttgAAGCAAAAGCGTGGCTAAAATGCGGTTTTATGTCATACGGGCTATAATAGTACATTATAACACtaggacgaaaaagtttttcgtacgtgtgttatacgaaattttatataacGAGGTGCGGAAATGGGGGTTTTGTGTACGCGAAGCGTACGCAAAAGCGTCCATTTACGTACCGCGTGATATAAAGAAAGTTATGAACACTCACATCATATATAAAGTTGATATTGATATGGCTTCAGAAACATTCTTAATGGTAGTAATAAATAATCATCAAACAGAACCTTACTTATGTCCTTGGTTATTTCAGATGGTAACTGGACGTTCAAATCCAACTATATACTTTATAGGCTTCTCGAGGCTAGATAATACAAGCAGCGTATTTGTACTCCAGATTAGTTAATTTCCCCTGATTTGTAAAGTTGAAGTGGTCACCGTTGGTAGAAGATTGAtccggtgaaaaaaaacggaagTCCAACTATATTATGAGATGATAGGATTTGGTTTAGCAGTTGTAAAAATTAGGAACCATAATTTCactatcgaaaatttttttcactatacATACATTTTTACTTTCTGCTAACCGTCCGCGGGAAAATGCGTTGCCCTCATCGTGTCTACAATCGTATGTAGAAGTCATAATTTGCGTCgtattaacaaaataaaatatccacTACCTCATCAAATGTATATTAATTTTGATGAGCAAgaagtctctctctctcgttctcgctccctctctctcgctctcgttctcgctctctctcggtTAAACACGTAACCTGCTGAATAGTGGATCGGAAATAAgagtttttaattaatttccattttatatctccaaactgatattgcaacatatataataatacaactaataaaatatcgaaatgtcgaccgttctacaatttgaTTTGTTGATATATATTGAACCCAACCCGTTCTGCATTCGCGATTTTTCGTGGTTCTGCTGGGTCATGGCACGCGGTAATGTGCAGTTTAAGATGAGACCGGTTTGTCGTGTTATAAACCTCCGGAACCCGTGGAGTCGTTCTGTATGCGCGTTTTTATGTATTCGcagtttttcgcatttttctgCGGGACACAATGTAGTGGACGAATTATTTGGGATggtcaaattaaaattttattcggcTTTGTTCGGGGGGCTCCACCCCCCGGACCCCCGCCGGGGGCTCTGCCGCCTGGACCCCCGTTGGCATTCTATATGCCTATCGtataaatgattttgttgatcTAAACTCCAAGATTACTGCTCGGAGAGATTCGAGTTCCAATTCCAAGAATTTTTTGCTACCCGATTCGAGCTCCAATTCCAAGAATTTATCCCGATAAGCAAATTTTCACCCTTGGAAAGAGAACGGAAAGtagacatatatatatattgttgaagaaaattttcgatcctGAAATTGCACCCCCTAATTTTCACAACTGCATTTTAACCCTTTTCCCAATGTTACACCAAACTAATTTTGTCATCATACCAAGCGCATACATCACATTATCATGTCCCaccgttatttttttcatacgattAATTTCCAACAAATGGCGGCCACTTCAACTTTACGAGTCAGGGGAAATCGATTAATCTCGAGTAAAGATACACGACCGTCTTGACTCGCTCTGCctacaaaatttctttttaatacttggcgtcaagacgctgccgcgtctctagatTAATGCTATATAAAATATGAATCTTCagattcggtttttttttcattttttgtaagGTTAAAAGTTTGATAATATCATGTGGGATAcaattatttaataataaaaagtcctgattcaaaatatttacCAATTCACAGACATACACAGAAATCAGACATATTTTTGGGGATTATCATTTTTGGTCACCCTGCTTAAGGAATCATGTGCCCATTCCGCACAACTCTGACGAAAAGTCTGATTagatcaaatgaaaaaaaaatcttcttttGCAAATTATTTAAAGTATTCTAAGTTgctctaatttttttctgaatagaGAAAACACACGATTTATTTCTCGATTATGAGTGAAAAACTCACCCAAAGTGCTTTGAATCGAaaccatagtaaaaaaaaattgagctcaTTTCTTGGTTTTTGAGAGTAATAAATAGACGAagctttttaaatttttaaaaagtacAATATTTCCTTAAGTACCCCATTTTTCCCCGGTCTCCCCGACATAATTTCAAAATGTGAACTGAAAACTTTTGgagatgaatatttttcgtggAATATAAATCATGCGTATTGCAGCactggaaaatgaaaatgagaacgaACTTATGGGCTTAAGTAAATTTTCGTGGGCTGTTTAACTCTGTCAAAAATCTTCTCTAAGTTTTACGAGTGagctaataataatttttattgctgTAGCATAAACTacggaaatgatttgaaagtCTATGTATGATTTCCCAATCTACGTTTACTTTATCTCAAAACCTTCATTAGAAGGCATACCGATTAACTCTCTGTTCGTCAAATAATGGAAATTTGATCGCATTTTGTCATCTCTGATATAAAAACGTACTTAAATTATGTAGACGGAACGTGGAATCCACAGTATACCTCGAGGTTTCTAACAGTGAGTTTGTTTTCGAAAGTAGGGTCGTTCTACCAAAATTATTCGAGCTTCGGTCCGACATTGGTCCAACAGCTACAACTTGTGCCTTTGGTTTATAGAGTAAGTacgattttttcgtgaaaattaatAGAATTTCAGAGATTATAGATTCAACAATAACCAATTGAAACATCAAAACGGCGATGAAAGCTTCATTCTTTAagaataatttgattttttttcatgtttatgaaatttACTGATCTTTGTCAATAATGTTGCTGTTTGCATGCAGATAActtcatttgtattttttttttcgtcagatTGTTCGCCTCACCCGATGCAAACCATACATGTTCTGAAACTAATGAGAGTTTGAAAAGGAGAAGACGTTTCATTCTCGCAGCTTCCcggaatttcacaattgaatttTGGTCTCGACTGTAAAAACGGATTTCATTGCACTTGATGTACTACGCTAAAAAGATAATGATGCAGAAGTGGCGTACCGTCCCATTTTGAAgaccaaaattttttcttctactgcAAACGTCTTgcctatatctatatatgcctatatacgcatatatagatatacagaatgcccgTTCGCGATTTTAGGCCTTCGAACTTTCGAGTCCCACCCCTCATAActtatagaaataataaaaaaatatctgtcTCCCCCGGATTAAATTTACTAATGGTGACATACTTGAGACATTTgcagtagaagaaaaaaattttggttttGAAAATGGGACGGTACACCACTTCTGCATCATTATCTTTTTAGCGTAGTACATTAAGTGCAATGAAGTCCGTTTCTACAGTCGAGACCAaaattcaattgtgaaattctgaGAAGCTGCAAGAATGAAACGTCTTCTCCCGTTCAAACTCTCATTAGTTTCAGAACATGTATGATTTGCATCGGGTGAGGTGAACAatctgacgaaaaaaaaaatacaaatgaagTTATCTGCATGTAAACAGCAACATTATTGACAAAAATCAGTaaatttcataaacatgaaaaataatcaaattattcttaaagaattttcattaaaatcggagTAGATGAATCATTTGTgactaaaaaaattaagtCGCAACTTATATGATGCCTTTTTGAATTTATATCTAATAATGTTGTGGTAGTCTAGTGGATAGCGTGTATACTTAGAAGGATGTAGGTATGTAGATAGAACGGTATCTTTGATGGTCGTCGTTTCAAAATCAATCAAATTGGTGAGTTGAAACTTTGTTTCCATATTTGTTTTGCCGCCTTTTAGGTTGAAACAAttcaattttcgttgaatttacGGATCCTTTTTTTCAGTGCATTCATTAGGTTGTccatttctcatattcataAAACTCTACTTTCTTTACATCTCATTGATtcgttaattaaataatttaatCCATTCGTCTAGATATTAAATGTGTAACTATTCAGTCAATCAtccatattttataattatttcatttcttcGTAGACTCACTCCATTGATCGTTTTCATCAATATGTCTCAGCCatctattttattcatcaaaccATTAACAGAGGCTTTCCTATTCTATCGAAGGatcgacgtttttttctgtcactgataaaaataattgagtaTCGATGTAAATAGTATATTCGGTTGATTGTTTCTACCCGAGTTTCTATGTGAAAATCATGCACCCCAAATTTATGAGTGATGTTGATAGTGAATTTATACATAAAACCAGAATAACAATCTCGTCATCGCAAAAGCATTATGAGAGCGCTCGAGGCGTTAAGACTCTTTAGTCGGTACCTTTAGAGGTATAACACGATTTTCTGAAGAAACCAAAATTCGTTCATGGTTCTTGGCTATATTAGAATAATCTCAAATTATTTTACCCATCGTGATCACCCTACTATGTGATTTTAGCAATAAACAATAAGgactgaaattttattttagtgaagtgtttttataatgatattatATACCTTACAAAATTTGGTTTCACCATTTTTATAGTCACTCCAATATTTTTATGGATATCTAAAATCCTGGGTCAAAATCAAATTTAGTGAACATCGTTGAGAGTGGGCAAATTGAATTTCGTTTTGTCTCGTCAGAATATgttttacgatatattttcatCTGGCTCGCGTATTAGAACCATGCCGTTTTCCGACAGGTTTGTGGCCTTTCTAAACTGTCTACCTATCTGGTAGAGATTTTTACTTCCACTATACCCTTCAAAAGCTGTGAAGGAGATAgcaaaagatatttttttgattatttgaAAGGACCGCACGACTTTTCTCACGAAGTTATATTGATTTCTGCAGATATGACAAAGAGTTTCAAAAATTGTGACGCACCTGAAAAACTGTGGAAGTTGAAGAAAACGTCCAGAGGATAGAAAGTCGCGAAGACTTACATATACttgtaattattattaaattcttctttgAACTTTTATGACAAATGTTTTGGGTTGAGACTCGACTGATTGTGAGAGAATTGAtggaaatattgaagaaagtttcaatctatgattatcattttttcactagtttatgtcaaattttttattcggtttatttattcattttacttaCCAAACCTACCAATATTCTATTATTCATAGGTGCACAATGTGGACGAACCACCTTTTCTTGGAAACTTTTCTAGGATGTCTCTGTCTTGTAACCATATTGACATCAAATGGAACGGCAGCCTCTCCCGCTGAAACAGCAGCGGCTTTGACGGAATCAAGAGATACTACCATGATAACTTTTTCTGGTAAAAATACTGCGTCTCCTGCTACAAGGTCACTATCTACGATCCGTACGACAGCAACAGCATCAAAATCTTCTGTAAATACGACAGCCACTCGTACTGAAACAACAGTAACTTCTGTGAAGACGTCGGGTTCCTCTGCAAAAGCAACGGTGCCTTTTTCAGACTTAACAGCTGCTCCTGACGGTAGAAAAAATCCTTCCGTCGAGACAACAGTTGCAACTGCCAAAACAACAGTGGCTGCCACAGAAATGATAGCTGCTTCTGCGAAGACGACAGTTACTGCAGCCGAAAAAACAGTGACTGCAGGAGAGACTGCTTCCACGGAGACAATAGTAACATCAGGAGAAATGACCGTTGCTTCGGGAGAAACCACAGTTTCATCTGCCGAAACGACAGTAATCTCAGGAGAAACGACAGCTACCTCGGGAGAAATCACGATTGCTACTGCCGATAAAACAGTGACTGCCGGAGAAACGACAGCCGCATCGGGAGGGACCACAGTTGTTACAGCCGGAACAACGGCTGCTGCAGGAGAAACGACAGCTGCTTCCACGGACACAATAGTAACAGCAGGAGAAACGACCGCTGCCTCGGGAGAAACCACAGCTTCAACTACCGAAACGACAGTGATCTCAGTAGAAACGACAGTTGCCTCGGGAGAGGCCACAATTGCTACTGCCGAAACAACAGTCGCTGCCGGAGAAACGACAGTTGCCTCGGGAGAGACAACAGTTACTACTGCCGAAACAACAGTAGCTGCAGGAGAAACAACAGCTGCCTCGGGAGAGACCATAGTTGTGACGGCCGGAACAACGGTGAGTGCAGGAGAAACGACAGCTGCTTCCAATGAGACAATAATAACAGCAGGAGAAACGACCGCTGCCTCGGGAGAAACCACAGCTTCAACTGCCGAAACTACAGTGATCTCAGGAGAAATGACAGTTGCCTCGGGAGAGGCCACAATTGCTACTGCCGAAACAACAGTTGCTGCGGGAGAAAGGACAGTTGCCTCGGGAGAGACAACAGTTACTACTGCCGAAACAACAGTAGCTGCAGGAGAAACAACAGCTACCTCGGGAGAGACCACAGTTGTGACGGCCGGAACAACGGTGAGTGCAGGAGAAACGACAGCTGCTTCCAATGAGACAATAATAACAGCAGGAGAAACGACTGCTGCCTCGGGAGAAACCACAGCTTCAACTGCCGAAACTACAGTGATCTCAGGAGAAATGACAGTTGCCTCGGGAGAGGCCACAATTGCTACTGCCGAAACAACAGTTGCTGCCGGAGAAACGACAGTTGCCTCGGGAGAGACCACAGTTGTTACGGCCGGAACAACGGTTACTGCAGGAGAAACGACAACTGCTTCCACGGAGACAATAGTAACAGCAGGAGAATCTACCGTTGCCTCGGGAGCTACAACAGTTACTACTGCCGAATCAACAGTGGCTGCCGGAAAAACGACAGTTGCCTCGGGAGAGACAACAGTTACTACTTCCGAATCAACAGTGGCTACCGGAGAAACAACAGTTACCTCGGGAGAGACCACAGTTGTGACGGCCGGAACAACGGTGAGTGCAGGAGAAACGACAGCTGCTTCCAATGAGACAATAATAACAGCAGGAGAAACGACAGCTGCCTCGGGAGAAACCACAGCTTCAACTGCCGAAACTACAGTGATCTCAGGAGAAATGACAGTTGCCTCGGGAGAGGCCACAATTGCTACTGCCGAAACAACAGTTGCTGCCGGAGAAACGACAGTTGCCTCGGGAGAGACAACAGTTACTACTGCCGAAACAACAGTAGCTGCAGGAGAAACAACAGCTACCTCGGGAGAGACCACAGTTGTGACGGCCGGAACAACGGTGAGTGCAGGAGAAACGACAGCTGCTTCCAATGAGACAATAATAACAGCAGGAGAAACGACTGCTGCCTCGGGAGAAACCACAGCTTCAACTGCCGAAACTACAGTGATCTCAGGAGAAATGACAGTTGCCTCGGGAGAGGCCACAATTGCTACTGCCGAAACAACAGTTGCTGCCGGAGAAACGACAGTTGCCTCGGGAGAGACCACAGTCGTTACAGGCGTAACAACAGTAGCTGCAGGAGAAACAACAGCTGCCTCGGGAGAGACCACAGTTGTGACGACTGGAACAACGGTGAGTGCAGGAGAAACGACAGCTGCTTCCAATGAGACAATAGTAGAAGCAGGAGAAACGACCGCTGCCTCGGGAGAAACCACAGCTTCAACTGCCGAAACTACAGTGATCTCAGGAGAAATGACAGTTGCCTCGGGAGAGGCCACAATTGCTACTGCCGAAACAACAGTCGCTGCCGGAGAAACGACAGTTGCCTCGGGAGAGACAACAGTTACTACTGCCGAAACAACAGTAGCTGCAGGAGAAACAACAGCTGCCTCGGGAGAGACCATAGTTGTGACGGCCGGAACAACGGTGAGTGCAGGAGAAACGACAGCTGCTTCCAATGAGACAATAATAACAGCAGGAGAAACGACCGCTGCCTCGGGAGAAACCACAGCTTCAACTGCCGAAACTACAGTGATCTCAGGAGAAATGACAGTTGCCTCGGGAGAGGCCACAATTGCTACTGCCGAAACAACAGTTGCTGCCGGAGAAACGACAGTTGCCTCGGGAGAGACCACAGTTGTTACGGCCGGAACAACGGTTACTGCAGGAGAAACGACAACTGCTTCCACGGAGACAATAGTAACAGCAGGAGAATCTACCGTTGCCTCGGGAGCTACAACAGTTACTACTGCCGAATCAACAGTGGCTGCCGGAGGAACGACAGTTGCCTCGGGAGAGACAACAGTTACTACTTCCGAATCAACAGTGGCTACCGGAGAAACAACAGTTACCTCGGGAGAAACCACAGTTGTGACGGCCGGAACAACGGTGAGTGCAGGAGAAACGACAGCTGCTTCCAATGAGACAATAATAACAGCAGGAGAAACGACCGCTGCCTCGGGAGAAACCACAGCTTCAACTGCCGAAACTACAGTGATCTCAGGAGAAATGACAGTTGCCTCGGGAGAGGCCACAATTTCTACTGCCGAAACAACAGTTGCTGCGGGAGAAACGACAGTTGCCTCGGGAGAGACAACAGTTACTACTGCCGAAACAACAGTAGCTGCAGGAGAAACAACAGCTACCTCGGGAGAGACCACAGTTGTGACGGCCGGAACAACGGTGAGTGCAGGAGAAACGACAGCTGCTTCCAATGAGACAATAATAACAGCAGGAGAAACGACTGCTGCCTCGGGAGAAACCACAGCTTCAACTGCCGAAACTACAGTGATCTCAGGAGAAATGACAGTTGCCTCGGGAGAGGCCACAATTGCTACTGCCGAAACAACAGTTGCTGCCGGAGAAACGACAGTTGTCTCGGGAGAGACCACAGTTGTTACGGCCGGAACAACGGTTACTGCAGGAGAAACGACAACTGCTTCCACGGAGACAATAGTAACAGCAGGAGAATCTACCGTTGCCTCGGGAGCTACAACAGTTACTACTGCCGAATCAACAGTGGCTGCCGGAGAAACGACAGTTGCCTCGGGAGAGACAACAGTTACTACTGCCGAAACGACAGTGGCCTCGGGAGAGACAACACTTGCTACGGCCGAGACAACAGTAACAGCAGGAGAAACGACCGCTGCCTCGGGAGAAACCACCGCTTCAACTGCCGAAACGACAGCTGCTTCAGGTGAGACCACAATCGCTACTGGCGAAACAACAGTGGCTGCCGGAGAAACGACAGTTGCCTTGGAGGAGACCACAGTTGTTACGGCCGGAACAACGGTTACTGCAGGAGAAACGACAACTGCTTCCACGGAGACAATAGTAACAGCAGGAGAAACGACCGTTGCCTCGGGAGAGACAACAGTTGCTACGGCCGAGACAACAGTAACAGCAGGAGAAACGACCGCTGTCTCGGGCGAAACCACAGCTTCAACTGCCCAAACGACAATGATCTCAGGAGAAACGACAGCTGCTTCGGGTGAGACCACAATCGCTACTGGTGAAACAACAGTGGCTGCCGGAGAAACGACAGTTGCCTCGGGAGAGACCACAGTTGTTACGGCCGGAACAACGGTTACTGCAGAAGAAACGACCGCTGTCTCGGGCGAAACCACAGCTTCAACTGCCCAAACGACAATGATCTCAGGAGAAACGACAGCTGCTTCGGGTGAGACCACAATCGCTACTGGTGAAACAACAGTGGCTGCCGGAGAAATGACAGTTGCCTCGGAAGAGACCACAGTTGTTACGGCCGGAACAACGGTTACTGCAGGAGAAACGATAGCTGCTTCCACGGAGACAATAGTAACAGCAGGAGAAACGACCGTTGCCTCGGGAGCGACAACAGTTACTACTGCCGAAACAACAGTGGCTGCCGCAGAAACGACAGCCACCTCGGGAGAGACCACAATTGCTACTGCCGAAACAACAGTGGCTGCCGGAGAAACGACAGTTGCCTCGGAAGAGACCACAGTTGTTACGGCCGGAACAACGGTTACTGCAGTAGAACCGACAACTGCTTCCCCGGAGACGATAGTAACAGCAGGAGAAACGACCGTTGCCTCGGGAGTGACAACAGTTACTACTGCCGAAACAACAGTGGCTGCCGGAGAAACGACAGTTGCCTCAGGAGAGACCACAGTTACTGTTGCCGAAACAACAGTGGCTGCCGGAGAAACGACAGTTGCCTCTGGAGAGACAACAGTTGCTATGACCGAGACAACAGTAACAGCAGGAGAAACGACCGCTGCCTCGGGAGAAACCACAGCTTCAAATGCCGAAACGACAGTGATCTCAGGAGAAACGACAGTTGCCTCGGGAGAGACACCAGTCGCTACGGCCGAGACAACAGTAACAGCAGGAGAAACAACAGCTGCCTCGGGAGAGACCACAGTTGTAACAGCCGGAACAACGGTTACTGCAGGAGAAACGACAGCTGTTTCCACGGAGATAATAGTAACAGCAGGAGAAACGACGGTTGCTTCGGGAGAAACCACAGCTTCGTCTGCCGAAACGACAGTGATCTCAGGAGAAACGACAGCCACCTCGGGAGAGACCACAATTGCTACTGCCGAAACAACAGTGGCTGCCGGAGAAACGACAGT
Proteins encoded:
- the LOC122405708 gene encoding mucin-22-like, coding for MPFSDRCTMWTNHLFLETFLGCLCLVTILTSNGTAASPAETAAALTESRDTTMITFSGKNTASPATRSLSTIRTTATASKSSVNTTATRTETTVTSVKTSGSSAKATVPFSDLTAAPDGRKNPSVETTVATAKTTVAATEMIAASAKTTVTAAEKTVTAGETASTETIVTSGEMTVASGETTVSSAETTVISGETTATSGEITIATADKTVTAGETTAASGGTTVVTAGTTAAAGETTAASTDTIVTAGETTAASGETTASTTETTVISVETTVASGEATIATAETTVAAGETTVASGETTVTTAETTVAAGETTAASGETIVVTAGTTVSAGETTAASNETIITAGETTAASGETTASTAETTVISGEMTVASGEATIATAETTVAAGERTVASGETTVTTAETTVAAGETTATSGETTVVTAGTTVSAGETTAASNETIITAGETTAASGETTASTAETTVISGEMTVASGEATIATAETTVAAGETTVASGETTVVTAGTTVTAGETTTASTETIVTAGESTVASGATTVTTAESTVAAGKTTVASGETTVTTSESTVATGETTVTSGETTVVTAGTTVSAGETTAASNETIITAGETTAASGETTASTAETTVISGEMTVASGEATIATAETTVAAGETTVASGETTVTTAETTVAAGETTATSGETTVVTAGTTVSAGETTAASNETIITAGETTAASGETTASTAETTVISGEMTVASGEATIATAETTVAAGETTVASGETTVVTGVTTVAAGETTAASGETTVVTTGTTVSAGETTAASNETIVEAGETTAASGETTASTAETTVISGEMTVASGEATIATAETTVAAGETTVASGETTVTTAETTVAAGETTAASGETIVVTAGTTVSAGETTAASNETIITAGETTAASGETTASTAETTVISGEMTVASGEATIATAETTVAAGETTVASGETTVVTAGTTVTAGETTTASTETIVTAGESTVASGATTVTTAESTVAAGGTTVASGETTVTTSESTVATGETTVTSGETTVVTAGTTVSAGETTAASNETIITAGETTAASGETTASTAETTVISGEMTVASGEATISTAETTVAAGETTVASGETTVTTAETTVAAGETTATSGETTVVTAGTTVSAGETTAASNETIITAGETTAASGETTASTAETTVISGEMTVASGEATIATAETTVAAGETTVVSGETTVVTAGTTVTAGETTTASTETIVTAGESTVASGATTVTTAESTVAAGETTVASGETTVTTAETTVASGETTLATAETTVTAGETTAASGETTASTAETTAASGETTIATGETTVAAGETTVALEETTVVTAGTTVTAGETTTASTETIVTAGETTVASGETTVATAETTVTAGETTAVSGETTASTAQTTMISGETTAASGETTIATGETTVAAGETTVASGETTVVTAGTTVTAEETTAVSGETTASTAQTTMISGETTAASGETTIATGETTVAAGEMTVASEETTVVTAGTTVTAGETIAASTETIVTAGETTVASGATTVTTAETTVAAAETTATSGETTIATAETTVAAGETTVASEETTVVTAGTTVTAVEPTTASPETIVTAGETTVASGVTTVTTAETTVAAGETTVASGETTVTVAETTVAAGETTVASGETTVAMTETTVTAGETTAASGETTASNAETTVISGETTVASGETPVATAETTVTAGETTAASGETTVVTAGTTVTAGETTAVSTEIIVTAGETTVASGETTASSAETTVISGETTATSGETTIATAETTVAAGETTVASGETTVVTAGTTVTAGETTTTPTETIVTAGETTVASGETTASSAETTVMTGETTVAPGETTVVTAATTVTAGETTAASAGPPVSSAELTVPPCGSTIPSAVTTVATVETTESSVGTTAASVASTMSSAESTAAPDSNIPTSSTSVTYPNKIDRSDFWVNKRRRYLIEQYYNRQQQHSSVSIP